GATGGATTGCATATGCTTCCATTCTCTTTCCAGAATTCTAATCGTGTCTAGTAATTCCTCGTCAACATCTTTTTTCTTCATTTTTTTTGCCATGTATTCACCTAATTCCTACAGATCTCTTCTACCTTCTAATGCCTTCGATAGAGTAACTTCATCTGCATATTCCAAATCCCCGCCAACTGGTAAACCGTGCGCAATTCTAGTTGTCCGAATCCCTGACGGCTTAACAAGACGAGAAATATACATCGCTGTTGCTTCCCCTTCAATATTTGGATTAGTAGCTAAAATTAATTCCTCTACTTCCTCATCTTTTAGACGCTGAATTAAAGCAGGAAAATTAATATCCTCTGGTCCAATACCATCCATTGGCGAAATAGCGCCATGCAACACATGGTATTTCCCCCGGTATTCTTTCATCTTCTCCATTGCAATAACATCTTTAGGATCTTGAACAACACAAATAATAGATTGATCTCTCGTTGGATCCTGACAAATAGAGCAAGGATCCTGATCCGTAATATGTCCACAAATAGAGCAATGGGTGAGTTCCCGCTTCGCATTTACTAGCGAATTAGCAAAATCTAAAACATCATCCTCTTGCATATTAATTACGAAAAATGCCAGCCGGACCGCTGTTTTAGGTCCGATACCTGGCAATTTAGTAAAACTATCAACCAGTTTAGATATTGGCTCTGGATAATACATGTATGTGCCTCCTAGAACATTCCAGGCATATTTAACCCTTTCGTGAATTGTCCCATAGTTTCATTTGTTTTATCATCAATTTGTTTTAATACATCATTTGTTGCTGCTAAAATTAAATCTTGCAGCATTTCCGCATCATCAGGAT
The window above is part of the Virgibacillus proomii genome. Proteins encoded here:
- the recR gene encoding recombination mediator RecR, with product MYYPEPISKLVDSFTKLPGIGPKTAVRLAFFVINMQEDDVLDFANSLVNAKRELTHCSICGHITDQDPCSICQDPTRDQSIICVVQDPKDVIAMEKMKEYRGKYHVLHGAISPMDGIGPEDINFPALIQRLKDEEVEELILATNPNIEGEATAMYISRLVKPSGIRTTRIAHGLPVGGDLEYADEVTLSKALEGRRDL